Proteins from one Fragaria vesca subsp. vesca linkage group LG6, FraVesHawaii_1.0, whole genome shotgun sequence genomic window:
- the LOC101315156 gene encoding uncharacterized N-acetyltransferase YoaA-like, with amino-acid sequence MEIDLSSITLRPFRLSDVEDLMTYAGDEQVTRNLRWKTLTTKEEAFTFLKDVCIPHPWRRSICIDDRSIGFISVFPWSGDEGHKADMGYGIAPKYWGQGIATEVVKTAVPQVFRDLPHLLRIQAFAYSDNKASQRVLEKAGFQREGLLRKYEYIKGEIIDMVVYSFLSTD; translated from the coding sequence ATGGAGATCGACTTGTCAAGCATCACTCTCCGTCCATTCCGGCTATCGGATGTCGAAGATCTCATGACATATGCCGGAGACGAGCAAGTCACTCGAAACCTCCGATGGAAGACTTTGACAACCAAAGAGGAGGCTTTCACTTTCCTCAAAGATGTTTGTATCCCTCACCCTTGGCGCCGGTCAATATGCATCGATGATCGTTCAATCGGCTTCATATCCGTCTTCCCATGGTCAGGTGATGAAGGTCACAAGGCTGACATGGGGTATGGTATAGCCCCAAAGTACTGGGGACAAGGAATAGCCACTGAAGTAGTGAAGACTGCGGTTCCTCAAGTGTTCAGGGACTTGCCTCATTTGCTTAGGATACAAGCTTTTGCATATTCAGATAACAAGGCCTCTCAGAGGGTGTTGGAGAAAGCTGGGTTCCAAAGGGAGGGTTTGTTGAGGAAATATGAATATATCAAGGGAGAGATTATTGATATGGTTGTTTATAGTTTTCTATCAACAGATTAG